A region from the Sphingomonas flavescens genome encodes:
- a CDS encoding M48 family metallopeptidase, whose protein sequence is MCLRCDALSRRSLLVGGGLAAAALHTGVAHARVRPQDMVPLIGPGYRPTERDEIGLWQQMERVEEEIAGSNLVVDDPKLASYLQNLIGTVGGPAAKDFRIYLVRIPDFNAMMFPSGFAVVFSGLLLRMRNEAQLAGVIAHESGHFLRRHMIRSWRDQKRKSDIFAVGAMLAGVGGAGAGVYLGDYVQLAQLGTILSLFQYSRLMEAEADAMGAKLLADTGYPPVEMANIWQQLIGEADASARYRGKRRRRGSLFDTHPSDVTRMTDLRADAAEITVPGKPYGARRARYLDMIAAIRPTLLDDQVKLNDPGASQYLIQTLAQDGWNGLLRFYEGEVWRLRNRKGDEPRAAQSYAAAVAYPDAPADAWRWHGIALMKQGRAGEAKAAFARYLTMKPDAPDAAWVRQMAG, encoded by the coding sequence ATGTGCCTGCGCTGCGATGCGCTTAGCCGGCGCTCGCTGCTCGTCGGCGGCGGTCTTGCCGCGGCCGCGCTGCACACCGGCGTCGCGCACGCGCGCGTTCGCCCCCAAGACATGGTCCCGCTGATCGGCCCCGGCTACCGCCCGACCGAGCGCGACGAGATCGGCCTGTGGCAGCAGATGGAGCGCGTGGAGGAGGAGATCGCCGGCTCGAACCTGGTCGTCGACGATCCAAAGCTGGCCAGCTATCTGCAGAACCTGATCGGCACCGTCGGCGGTCCTGCCGCCAAGGACTTCCGCATCTATCTGGTCCGCATCCCGGACTTCAACGCGATGATGTTTCCTAGCGGATTTGCGGTGGTCTTCTCGGGGCTGCTGCTGCGGATGCGCAACGAGGCGCAACTCGCCGGCGTCATCGCGCACGAGTCCGGCCATTTCCTGCGCCGCCACATGATCCGCTCCTGGCGTGACCAAAAGCGCAAAAGCGACATCTTCGCGGTCGGCGCCATGCTTGCCGGTGTCGGCGGGGCGGGGGCCGGCGTCTACCTCGGCGATTACGTCCAGCTCGCCCAACTCGGCACCATTCTGTCGCTGTTCCAGTACAGCCGGCTGATGGAGGCCGAAGCCGACGCGATGGGCGCGAAGCTTCTCGCCGACACCGGCTACCCGCCGGTCGAGATGGCCAACATCTGGCAGCAGCTGATCGGCGAGGCCGACGCCAGCGCGCGCTATCGCGGTAAACGCCGACGCCGCGGCTCGCTGTTCGACACGCACCCCTCGGACGTGACCCGCATGACTGACCTGCGCGCCGATGCTGCCGAGATCACCGTGCCCGGCAAGCCGTACGGTGCCCGACGCGCGCGCTACCTGGATATGATCGCCGCGATCCGCCCGACCTTGCTCGATGACCAGGTCAAGCTGAACGACCCCGGTGCCAGCCAGTATCTGATCCAGACGCTGGCGCAGGATGGCTGGAACGGCCTGCTGCGCTTCTACGAGGGCGAGGTCTGGCGGCTGCGCAACCGCAAGGGCGATGAGCCGCGGGCGGCGCAAAGCTATGCCGCTGCGGTCGCTTATCCTGATGCGCCGGCGGACGCTTGGCGCTGGCACGGCATCGCCCTGATGAAGCAGGGCCGCGCCGGGGAGGCGAAGGCCGCTTTTGCCCGCTACCTGACCATGAAGCCTGACGCACCGGATGCTGCCTGGGTGCGGCAGATGGCCGGATGA
- a CDS encoding alkaline phosphatase family protein: protein MRLKLFAAAAALFASASLAQPARPPKLLVVISVDQFSANLFDEYRPQFTAGLARIASGTVFRNGYQSHAATETCPGHSTILTGSHPARTGIIANNWIDQSVGRSDKSVYCAEDETQPGTSSTAYKVSPKHLLVPTLGELMKARWPGSRNVAASGKDRAAVMMTGHNVDQRWYWTGKQYSTDLNVAPPAVVAKVNALAAQGLATAREPLETTPFCQTKARAVPVTGGGKPVGTGRLARAANDQTAFRQSPEFDGNTLALAAALVDEMQLGRRADPDLLAISLSATDYVGHGFGTEGEEMCLQLTELDREIGDFLKVLDSRGIDYAVTLTADHGGKDVPERERLAGVADAARVDPALNVSNMGKALMARLGLPGPGLLGEGSFGDMYIDKRLRAGEHDRLLKAALAAYRAHPQVEAVFTARQIAATPMPQGDPVKWTLLQRVRASYHAGRSGDFYVALKRDITPIADTSRAVATHGSVWDYDRRVPILFWRPGVAGTTVERSAETTDILPTLASMIGLPVQASSIDGHCLADVPGTTCPRR, encoded by the coding sequence ATGCGTTTGAAGCTGTTCGCCGCCGCCGCGGCCCTGTTCGCCTCGGCGTCGCTCGCGCAACCGGCCAGGCCGCCGAAGCTCCTCGTCGTCATCTCGGTCGACCAGTTTTCGGCCAATCTGTTCGACGAATACCGCCCGCAGTTCACCGCCGGTCTTGCGCGGATCGCGTCGGGAACGGTTTTCCGCAATGGATATCAGAGCCACGCGGCGACCGAGACCTGCCCCGGCCATTCGACGATCCTCACCGGATCGCATCCGGCACGGACCGGTATCATCGCCAACAACTGGATCGACCAGTCGGTCGGGCGCAGCGACAAGTCGGTCTATTGCGCGGAGGACGAGACGCAGCCGGGCACCAGCTCGACCGCGTACAAAGTGTCGCCGAAGCATCTGCTGGTGCCAACGCTCGGCGAGCTGATGAAGGCGCGCTGGCCGGGCAGCCGAAACGTCGCGGCGTCGGGCAAGGACCGCGCGGCCGTCATGATGACCGGGCACAACGTCGACCAGCGCTGGTACTGGACCGGCAAGCAATATTCGACCGACCTCAATGTCGCGCCGCCCGCCGTCGTGGCGAAGGTCAACGCACTGGCCGCGCAGGGACTGGCCACCGCGCGCGAGCCGCTCGAGACCACGCCGTTCTGCCAGACCAAGGCCCGCGCGGTGCCCGTCACCGGCGGCGGCAAGCCCGTCGGTACCGGCAGGCTCGCCCGCGCCGCCAATGACCAGACCGCCTTCCGCCAGTCCCCCGAGTTCGACGGCAACACGCTCGCGCTTGCGGCGGCGCTGGTCGACGAGATGCAGCTGGGCCGCCGCGCCGACCCGGATCTTCTCGCGATCAGCCTGTCCGCCACAGATTACGTGGGCCACGGCTTCGGCACGGAAGGCGAGGAGATGTGTCTTCAGCTAACGGAACTCGACCGCGAGATCGGCGACTTCCTTAAGGTGCTCGACAGCCGCGGTATCGATTACGCCGTGACCCTGACCGCCGACCATGGCGGCAAGGACGTTCCGGAGCGTGAGCGTCTGGCCGGCGTGGCCGACGCTGCCCGCGTCGACCCGGCGCTCAACGTATCGAACATGGGCAAGGCGCTGATGGCGAGGCTCGGTTTGCCAGGGCCGGGCCTTCTCGGCGAAGGCAGTTTCGGCGACATGTACATCGACAAGCGCCTTCGCGCAGGTGAGCACGATCGTTTATTGAAGGCGGCACTCGCGGCCTACCGCGCGCATCCGCAGGTTGAAGCCGTCTTCACCGCACGGCAGATCGCCGCCACGCCGATGCCGCAAGGCGACCCCGTCAAATGGACGCTGCTCCAGCGTGTCCGTGCGAGCTATCACGCGGGCCGGTCGGGCGATTTCTATGTCGCCCTGAAACGAGATATTACGCCTATCGCGGACACCAGCCGCGCCGTCGCGACGCACGGGTCGGTGTGGGACTACGACCGCCGCGTGCCGATCCTCTTCTGGCGCCCGGGCGTTGCCGGCACGACTGTCGAGCGAAGTGCGGAAACGACCGACATCCTGCCGACGCTCGCCTCGATGATCGGTCTGCCGGTGCAAGCGTCCAGCATTGACGGCCACTGCCTTGCGGACGTTCCCGGCACGACCTGCCCCAGGCGCTAA